One genomic region from Diabrotica undecimpunctata isolate CICGRU chromosome 9, icDiaUnde3, whole genome shotgun sequence encodes:
- the LOC140450471 gene encoding uncharacterized protein: MFNIVLDSKHHFTTILVRNEHLTLNHCGPQLLLASIREKFWPVNGRQVVRKIVRDCIICCRVAPKLETYLMGNLPSSRLVPSRPFYNYGLDYAGPFLLRDRHTRNYKTIKGYIALFICLATKAIHLEVVSSLTTESLLSTLKRFISRRGKCTSIRSDNGSTFVGAKNELVKFFDTSSSTIRDNLTTESINWQFIAPRSPHFGEVWEEGVKSVKFHLKRVIGNTILSYEEFSTVLCQIEACLNSRPLSPMSNDPSDLLPLTPAHFLIGSTLTAIPERNFLDVKENSLSRFQRLQKMIQGYWTRWSKEYISSLQQRVKWKKHFNSLLRIGSLVRVKEDGTEPLRWCLGRVTQLHAGSDGIVRAVTIKNNRGCFKRPMTKVCVLPTGQ, from the coding sequence atgtTCAATATTGTCCTTGATTCTAAACACCACTTTACTACTATTCTTGTACGAAATGAGCATCTTACCTTAAATCATTGCGGTCCTCAACTACTATTAGCTTCCATTCGTGAAAAATTTTGGCCCGTTAATGGACGTCAAGTGGTTCGCAAAATCGTTCGCGATTGTATTATCTGTTGTAGGGTGGCTCCTAAATTAGAAACCTATCTTATGGGTAATTTACCCTCGTCACGTCTTGTTCCCTCTAGGCCATTCTACAACTATGGACTTGACTATGCAGGACCTTTTTTGCTAAGAGATCGACACACCCGAAATTATAAAACTATCAAGGGTTACATAGCTCTATTTATCTGTTTAGCAACtaaggccatacatttagaagTCGTGAGCAGCTTGACCACGGAAAGTTTGCTATCAACGCTAAAACGCTTTATTTCTCGACGCGGAAAATGCACTTCCATCCGTTCGGACAATGGTAGTACCTTCGTTGGCGCAAAAAATGAGCTTGTCAAATTTTTTGATACCTCTAGTTCAACTATTAGGGACAATTTAACTACCGAAAGTATCAATTGGCAGTTTATTGCGCCACGATCACCTCACTTTGGGGAAGTTTGGGAGGAGGGAGTAAAATCTGTCAAATTTCACCTAAAGCGTGTCATTGGCAATACAATTCTTTCATATGAAGAATTTTCCACTGTTTTATGTCAAATTGAAGCTTGCCTAAACTCACGACCACTCTCACCAATGTCTAACGACCCTTCCGATTTACTTCCTCTTACTCCTGCACACTTTTTAATTGGATCCACATTGACCGCAATACCTGAACGGAATTTCTTAGATGTCAAGGAAAACAGCCTTAGCAGATTCCAAAGGCTTCAAAAAATGATCCAAGGTTATTGGACTAGGTGGTCCAAGGAATACATTTCATCCCTCCAGCAGCGAGTTAAGTGGAAAAAACATTTTAACAGTCTTCTTAGAATTGGAAGTCTAGTGAGGGTGAAGGAAGATGGGACTGAACCCTTAAGATGGTGCCTGGGTAGAGTGACTCAATTACATGCGGGTAGTGACGGAATAGTTCGTGCAGtgacaattaaaaataatagagGTTGTTTCAAGCGACCAATGACAAAGGTGTGCGTTCTACCCACAGGTCAGTGA